A region of Candidatus Roizmanbacteria bacterium DNA encodes the following proteins:
- a CDS encoding D-alanyl-D-alanine carboxypeptidase: MNFSNIKLSFNVDQESFLKLNYRPFIFGMIAVVVMKLISLAGFQPTVFQNETHETVSVFDTLRPKLEQKVNSFKLKKNTSLIPQAVAAADYDNANAYTVVDLDTGEIIAEKDGDIPHSIASITKVMTAVIALDLASPDESFIVSQNAADIEPTKIGVVAGETMTLDELLHASLLTSANDATEVIKEGIDAKYGEDVFIDAMNSKAAFIGMENTRFANTQGFDDPNHYSTAHDLALLAHYAMNNYPLIREIVAKDYEFLAENEQHKQFDLYNWNGLLDVYPKTYGIKIGNTGDAGVTTMVASERGGKNIAVILLGASDVLERDLWASQLLDVGYEQTIGLDPIVVTEEELQAKYATWKYFN, from the coding sequence ATGAACTTCTCTAATATCAAACTTTCTTTCAACGTTGATCAGGAAAGTTTTCTTAAACTAAATTATCGTCCCTTTATTTTCGGTATGATCGCCGTCGTCGTTATGAAACTGATATCTCTTGCTGGATTTCAACCGACTGTTTTTCAAAATGAAACGCATGAAACAGTTTCAGTATTCGATACCTTGAGACCGAAACTTGAACAGAAAGTCAATTCCTTCAAACTGAAAAAGAATACCTCTCTGATTCCTCAGGCTGTCGCAGCTGCTGATTATGACAATGCAAATGCCTACACAGTTGTCGATCTTGATACCGGAGAAATTATCGCCGAAAAAGACGGGGATATCCCTCACTCGATTGCATCCATCACGAAGGTAATGACGGCCGTTATTGCTTTGGATCTTGCTTCACCTGACGAATCATTTATCGTTTCTCAAAATGCAGCTGATATTGAACCTACCAAAATAGGGGTTGTTGCCGGAGAGACCATGACATTGGATGAACTTCTTCATGCTTCGCTTCTCACCTCCGCAAACGACGCAACTGAGGTTATCAAAGAAGGAATTGATGCAAAATACGGAGAAGATGTTTTTATCGATGCTATGAACAGTAAAGCGGCATTTATCGGAATGGAAAATACCCGCTTTGCAAACACGCAGGGATTTGATGACCCGAATCATTATAGTACCGCACATGATCTTGCACTTCTGGCACACTATGCAATGAATAATTACCCTCTTATTCGGGAAATCGTAGCTAAGGACTATGAATTTTTAGCTGAAAATGAACAGCATAAACAGTTTGATCTCTATAACTGGAACGGACTTCTGGATGTGTACCCGAAAACATATGGGATTAAAATCGGCAATACCGGAGATGCGGGAGTGACGACGATGGTTGCATCGGAACGGGGCGGTAAAAATATCGCCGTGATCTTACTCGGTGCTTCTGATGTATTGGAACGTGATCTGTGGGCATCACAGCTTTTGGATGTCGGATATGAACAAACAATCGGACTTGATCCGATCGTCGTGACGGAAGAAGAGCTGCAGGCAAAGTATGCCACATGGAAATATTTTAATTGA
- a CDS encoding DUF1761 domain-containing protein yields the protein MILGGVLLAVLANLILGTIYYSPAVLGKPWMKLTGAGPDKMKKDQMIFLMAGGALLALINAGILALLMPQYEVSSYSQALLFGGILWFGFMMPTVFLNNMYQMKPFRLSVIDSGFQLVSILAMSVILYLFM from the coding sequence ATGATACTCGGAGGAGTTTTACTGGCAGTACTTGCCAATCTTATATTGGGGACAATCTATTATTCACCGGCTGTCCTGGGAAAGCCATGGATGAAGCTGACAGGGGCGGGACCGGACAAGATGAAAAAAGATCAGATGATATTTCTAATGGCAGGCGGAGCTCTTCTTGCTCTTATAAATGCCGGAATACTCGCTTTGCTTATGCCGCAGTATGAAGTCAGTTCCTATTCTCAGGCTCTTCTTTTCGGCGGTATTCTCTGGTTCGGATTCATGATGCCGACCGTTTTTCTGAACAATATGTATCAGATGAAACCTTTTAGGCTGTCTGTCATTGACAGCGGTTTCCAACTGGTGTCTATACTTGCTATGAGTGTGATCCTGTACCTTTTCATGTGA
- a CDS encoding GlsB/YeaQ/YmgE family stress response membrane protein, with amino-acid sequence MNILLWLLLGLVAGWLASVIMGSNSQQGMLMDIVLGIVGAFVGGFLMNLFGATGVDGFNLYSLFVATLGAIALIWLGRVFRTNTA; translated from the coding sequence ATGAATATATTACTCTGGCTACTACTCGGACTCGTCGCCGGATGGCTCGCATCTGTCATTATGGGAAGTAATTCTCAGCAGGGAATGCTTATGGATATCGTCCTTGGCATTGTGGGTGCGTTTGTCGGAGGATTCCTGATGAATCTTTTCGGCGCAACCGGTGTTGACGGATTCAATCTTTACAGTCTGTTTGTCGCAACACTCGGAGCCATTGCTCTTATCTGGCTCGGCCGTGTATTCAGAACAAACACCGCATAA